GGACTCGGCGGAGTCGTCGAGTTCGAGGCCGGCCGCTCTCGCCTGCTCGCGCAGCAGCTCGCACTCGGACAGCAGTTGCGCGGCGCTCTCCGGGTCGCTGGACAGGGCGTCGGTCAGCGCGACTCCTTCTGCGTCCCCGCGTCTCTTGCGCCAGTTGTCCAGAAAGGGGAAGTGCATACGGCTCAGCGTGTCACCCGCGCGGGCCCCGGCACCATAGGCGCGCTGTGCGGGGGAGCCGCCCGGTTGCGCGGCCGGACACCTTGACGCCGCTTTCCCGTCTCCCTACTTTCACCCAGCCCCGGTCGAATCCGGGGTGGATACAAGGGTGTTGGAGTCCTACGAGAGGGCAATCACGTGCACAGACGTCTCTGGATCAGCTCCGTCACGCTGCTGGTGGCCGCCGCCACGGCCACCGGACCAGCGCTGACGGCAGCAGCACAGGACCATACGACCAGACCCGTGGCCGCCCCGGCCGCCTCCACGGCGCACCGCCCGCTCCCCCTGGAACGCCTCTACGACAACCGCGCCGTCAGCGACGACGCACGCCCCGGCGCAGCCGACTTCGACGGCGCCGGCCGCTCCCTCTCGGCGCAGGACCTCACGGCGGCAGGGTGGCGGCCCGGCGCCCGCCTCGACCTCGACGGGGCCGCGCTGCGCATGCCCGACCGCTCCCCCGGCGACCCCGACAACGTGCGCGCCGACGGGCAGCACGTGCGGCTGAGCGGGCGCGGGGACGCCATCTCCTTCCTGGTGGCCGCCACTTCGCCCGACGGCGCGGGCGAGTCCGTCACCGGGACCGGCTCCCTGCGCTACAGCGACGGCTCACGCGGCTCCTACACCCTCGGCGCGGCCGACTGGCGGGGCGGGCCGCTCAGTACCAAGGCCGTCGCCCTGCCCCATCTCAACGCCCGCGAGGGCGGACAGCTCGGCGAGAAGGCGCGGCTGTACGCGGTCACCGTGCCGCTGGAGCGGGGCCGCACCCTCAGCTCGGTCCAGCTGCCCAAGGACCCGGGCCCCGGGGCGGATCTGCACGTCTTCGACGCCGCCGTCCGCGATGAGGCCACCGGCTGGAGCGGCACCTGGTCCGCCAGCACCGGCGGTTACACCGGCTCCGGGCTGTGGCAGGACCAGACACTGCGGCTGGTCGTCCACACCTCGGCGGGCGGGCCGCGGGCCCGCATCCGGCTGGAGAACACCTTCGCCGCCGAACCCGTGCGCATCGGGCACGCCTCCATCGCCGTCCAGCGCGACGGCGCCGCCACCAAGGGCAAGCCCGTGCGCCTCACCTTCGACGGCGGACAGGCGGGCACCCGGATTCCGGCGGGGGCCCGAGCGGTCAGCGACCCGGTCGGCTTCGACGTACCGCCCGACACGAACCTGCTGGTCAGCATCCATCTGCCGGACCCGGTCAGCGCCGCGCCCGTGCACAGCGAGGCCATCCAGCGCTCGTACCTGAGCGAGGGGGGCAGCGGGGACCGCACGGGCGAGAGCGGCGGCGAGGCCTACACCCGGTCGCTGAGCATGTGGCCCTTCCTCACCGGCATCGACGTCCAGGGCGGGCCCGGGTCCGTCGTCACCCTCGGCGACTCCATCACGGACGGCGTCCGCTCCACCCAGGGCGCCAACGCGCGCTGGCCCAATGTGCTGGCCCGGCGGCTGCAAGGCCAGGACGAGGTCCCGAA
This sequence is a window from Streptomyces sp. NBC_01775. Protein-coding genes within it:
- a CDS encoding SGNH/GDSL hydrolase family protein → MHRRLWISSVTLLVAAATATGPALTAAAQDHTTRPVAAPAASTAHRPLPLERLYDNRAVSDDARPGAADFDGAGRSLSAQDLTAAGWRPGARLDLDGAALRMPDRSPGDPDNVRADGQHVRLSGRGDAISFLVAATSPDGAGESVTGTGSLRYSDGSRGSYTLGAADWRGGPLSTKAVALPHLNAREGGQLGEKARLYAVTVPLERGRTLSSVQLPKDPGPGADLHVFDAAVRDEATGWSGTWSASTGGYTGSGLWQDQTLRLVVHTSAGGPRARIRLENTFAAEPVRIGHASIAVQRDGAATKGKPVRLTFDGGQAGTRIPAGARAVSDPVGFDVPPDTNLLVSIHLPDPVSAAPVHSEAIQRSYLSEGGSGDRTGESGGEAYTRSLSMWPFLTGIDVQGGPGSVVTLGDSITDGVRSTQGANARWPNVLARRLQGQDEVPKYGVLNHGISANRIVTDRYPGDGVSTDTAGVSAQHRLERDVLAQTRAKTVILFEGINDVRWGTSADEVIDGMKAIATRARERGMRVLVATVAPCEGYKDCTPTVDARRVAVNAFVRANSGHFDGVLDFDAAVRDPARPARMLPEYDSGDHLHPGDAGLRALAESIDLRELKG